TATAATTGTTTTTCTTAGTAAATCCAATGCTAAGTTATTCATGTATTTACAGTTCCCTAAGTGCCATCAGTCATCAGCTCCTAACACTAATTAGGCTTTCAACACTTCAGACAAGATAAAGGAATACCATATTATGTACCTTTGTGGTTCCAGCATAGGCAGGGTTCTGGTAATGGGCAACATCATTCTCCACACCTTGTCCCCACTGCAGGCCTCGAACTCGCTTTGTATCATCCCCATGGGGCGAGTCTGCACGTCTCCTGCGAGtacaaataatatatttgtataaaatatcattgatcAAGCTCCAATATAATTGATTAAAAGACAGACAGATTTAATTTTTTGCATGATCACAACAAAATTATGTTATGAGTACAAGcacaattacatacaatgtgtTTCCTGGCAGGTgacatcattacagtgtaaACTGACCAACAGTCTATTTTCTGATCTgcatttcaataaaacatgcCTATTAAGCTAGTATCTGGATAATGGAAATCAATGGCTTATGTATGAAAGGTGAGTCACTGAGtgtacatacacatgatatgaATTATGTAATGCCAGTTTGATGCAGTTtgctttaatatatatattcaccaaAGCAAGCTAATCCATAATTACTGTTATCTGatactattatatacaatgatCAAGGGAAAATTCCCTTAAATATATATGCAACATAACAAATCATAAACATTTTTGAGAAACAAAGAACTTACTTTCCACTTCCTGAACTCCGATCCTGATATGAATCAGAGTTTCTGGAATTTGGTCTCGAGTCTCTGCTACGTGGCCTTTCAAAATTCTTTGATGCCATGTCTGAAATCTCTTCTTCGATTTGGTCCGCAGATGATTTAACAACTTTTTCAAACTCACAAGGggaaatatttcttttaattgcaGTAGATGAACAGCTTGGTTCAGTGTCACTCAGTGAGTCACCTTGTGAATTGTCTTCTTTAGATGGTGAATTATTCTTTTCAGTGTCCAATGGTGAAATGCTTCTTTCAATGCAGTCAGGAGAAATACTTCTGTCCAAATTAGCAGGTGAAGTTCTTCCTTCAATCGCTCTGATATCACTACcttgatatttttcagtttgAAGGCGGATTAAATTTACGTTTTCTTTTTGACTGTTGGTTTGATTATGAGGCACAGGACTAAACCTTTGTCTGTTGTAATATTGTTGGGCTAATAATTTACTTCTTTTTGCATCAATCTGTTTCAGAATTTCTGCATTATACTGGTTAGCGAATCTGATTTGCTGTGGAAGATTAGGAGTTCTACTGGCAAGGTTTGCTACAGCAATTTGAGAATTGTTCACaagattgatatttttcaccagCGTACTATTTGATACTAGCGTATTGTTTGCCACCAGAGTTTTATTAGCAACGATGGTATTGTTCCTCACGACCGTATCATGCGTATCGTTTCTGATGATAGTGTTATTGGAGACAATAGTGTTGTTAGTAACAACCGTTTTACTCCCTGGGCTCTGATGAATGTTTGCCTTCTGAAGTATCACTCTCCGTATCTGTTCATTCTCCACAGCAGATTGCTGTAAGGGGGCGCCAGCAGCAGCGCTAGCGTTGTTGTTGAGTATGTTTACACAGATCGGTACATTTGGGGCAGGTTTTGGTCCCGCTGAGAACTGTTGAGTTTGACTTCTTACAGAAGAATAATGCTGTGTTTGACCAGAACCTCCAATAACTGTGGAACTATACTGCTGGGACTGGGTCTGACTTCTGACTGCTACCGTCGGAACCAAAGGGGTGGGCTTCACTGTATACGGTAAGGAACCATACCTTGCTGACACTGCTGGCATGCGCAATGGCTGTCCAGAAACAGCTTGAGCAGGTAATCGAGtcctaaaaattaaaaaaaaaaatcaacaaaagtTGTTTATAAAGAAATAGACTTCAAATTTAGTTGTTGATACGtaagatgaaattaaaaaaaaagaaacagatCTAGACAGTAAACAAAGCAATGATTCTGAAGGATGCAGGTTCAAAATTAACATCGAAAATAtctttgtataatgtattgacaaAATGTTCAACAGTATTCAATTCTTAAGGTGCACGTCATTGAAGTTTATCCATTATTGTTATAGGAATGCGTACCTGTATGTGGCTTGTTGAGTCTGTTGACCAAATCGGTACATAGAATTCACCACGACTGGCCGTTGCTGCTGCTGTCCAGGTACAATGCCATATGGGGAAGCCACAGATCCATTTGATAATATAACATTACCACGATACATACTTCAAATCCACAGAGCCGAGGGGGGTTTAGTTCCTGACTGACATCTTCAGGGTATCATGTACTTATCTTTCTTTTGTAAGATCtgtaaagaaatacatgtatcacaatttgtataaagtgtagtaaGTTTAAGGTTTACTAGAAACTTTAAGAGTGGCAGTTATTTTTATGAggttaaatatttaatttgtaacCCAAAAGTAAGCATTGCATGTGCCTCCACCAAAGTACAAGCCCTCCAGAGTTCAGTCCAGTGTTTTATTGATTGAGCTAAATATAAATTCCTTCTTCATTCTGGTGCGAAGCTAGAACAGTTGTAGAAAGCGATtgataattactatatatacactTAAAAACAGCCAAACTATTGAAAACTCAATGTCATAATCAGCTAGTTAGAGTTCCAACAAAGCCTTTCAATCTCCTACAACACCTGAGAACACAAGATCAACAGCATCATTAAGAGTCAGATCTTGGCATCATTTAGAGTCAAACACTGAGCTTTCACCAAGGATTGAACTTATGGCCACAAGCTTTCAAGTCCAATGCTCTAGTCTACCGATCAAGATCAGACTCAAGAGAATATCCCTCTAAAGACAATAGAAATAACGCATCAGTGATGGAATAGCAGCACTTGTACAGTAAGTGTTAATCATGATCTCTGTCACCGAGCTGGAAGAACATGTTTCTTTTGACTCAACAGGCAGATCTatgcattattttattttctgttcttTAACAATGCAATAAGAAATCTTACAACATATAGGCCTATTGTGTTATTGTAATTGCAAGCTGGGCTTCAAACTAGCTTTCGCTCACAAGGCGAACATACCACAGACAAAAGGGAAAATTCCAGCTAACCTGAGCAAGTGAAGTGATCTTACATTATTTAATGCAGTGGGCCTAAGCCAAACCCTTTCCTTTATTTCTGTTAGCTAACCAGATCCAACTTTTAACCAGTATTTGAATTAAGTTTGATATTTTGCGACGACACACAACACAATTTTTCATTGTAGGCCTAATGAGACTTTGCACAATCGCCAATATACTCACTTCTATTTCAACCTAACTAACACTGATATACACGTAGCCTAGACTACGGTACTGGTCCGTTTTCGTGGCCCAAACGGTTGGAccagtgttgtttgtttaagaaataaagacggacctggtgattttatagggccgatgttatattgttttcagacgaacCCTGACAAAGCCTTCCAAGGGATACATTAATATTTGTAGGTTcatcaagatatatgtttgaaatatgacatttaaaaacTAAACTGACGAACCGATTTGTCTGCATAAACGGACAGGCCCCTGATCACGACATGTCGACAgtcacaataaaaaaaagtgtaaaaaaaatgCGACATATGTATTCGAATGGAGATAAATAAAGCATAGGTATAAACATCGATTTCGacaaattttacaataaaagactGTTTTTGATTAAAGAGCATGGGCATAAAACATACATCGCCGCACAAATGAGAATCAAATGCCTGATTTATGATGTTTGTTTGCGAATCCTTATCATCTTCTCTTCCAAGCGAGTACTTGTCGCTGCAACTTCCGGTTTCGGCAGCAAGATCTACTTCAATATTTCTATTAtctatcaaataaaaaagtaaatatatctttaagaaAATTAGAATTTATGTAATGCAAATAAATAGTAAATTtctataattaaataaatattctaaaatattcTCAAATTTGATGCGGAATAGCAATGTGGCGGCCTCCATGACGCAAAACATGCATTTTCTATGAAATAATTTTGCACCAGCAGATGAGAGCCTTTGTCAAGGCAAAATAACTGTTTGGATTGTATTGTAAATAGGAAAAATTGGTAAGGCTACATAATTTGTATTGTCTCGCAGAAAAAGTGATGAAATATGTGTTGATTTTTATGCATCATTCTCTCTTTCAAAACCAGAGCTACTACTACTAGTTAAACACGTTCGCCAGGCTCCTTAATTCACAAGAAGCATCCTCTTCTTTTAAATTGTACATGTtgtctttttttaaatacaagAAACCCTTTTGTAAATCTAGATCATTGAATGATTCTGAAAGTGAAACCATTTTCTATCACTACTTACTCCACCGGTCTTTTTCActataagtatttttttttctcatcaGTTCATATTCAGTCAGATGGGATTTCATCTTATTTACTTCTTAAATGAtcgtttatgaaatattgaaaaattataatAGAAATTTGGCCGAACATTAGTCCTTAACAGGTCATTGAAGATTGGTTTACATTCCTGTTACAGGTATCTAAAGATGAGAAATCTCGAGCTGTTGAACCTGATTGAGTTAACTCCTTTGAGTGAATTATGTGGAACACAGTGCACAAGTATAGACTGTGACACTGGGATTGTTTACTCTGCTACATCCACACATTTGGTTGGACTTGACCCTAACAGTGGAGAGGTACATACATACTTAACAGTATATTTCCTTGTTAATTCTAGATGATGATTCTCATGTTTGAAGCTTAACTATATGCACGAAACATTGTATGTCCAGGATCATGTAGATTTCTTTTTGTATGCTTTGCAGTTGACAGGAATAGTCTCCCTTGTTGAGGAAGCATTTGTACCAGCAGATGGCACTGGTTGTGTTGTGGGTATACAGTACCTGGCTGACCAGCAGGCTGTGTGTGCTGCAACCAGTAGTGGCAACCTGGTGTTGTGGCATGTCACCATGGGACAGGTAAATTAGTGGCAGGTCACCATGGTTCGAGTATGCGGTAAATAAATTAATGGCAATCTGGTAATGTGGCATGTCTCAAAAGGAGAGGTAAATTAGTGGCAACCTGCATGGTGATGTGGCATGTCACCATGGGACAGGTGAATTATTGGCAACCTGCATGGTGATGTGGCATGTCACCATGGGACAGGTAAATTAGTGGCAATCTGGTGATGTTGCATGTCACCATGGGACAGGTAAATTAGTGGCAGCCTGGTGATGTGGCATGTCACCACAGGACAGTTAAATTAGTGGCAATCTGGTGATGTGGCATGTCACCATGGGACAGTTAAAATAGTGGCAATTTGGTGATGTGGCATGTCACCATGGGACAGGTAAATTAGTGGCAATCTGGTGATGTTGCATGTCACCACGGGACAGTTAAATTAGTGGCAATCTGGTGAAGTGGCATGTCACCATGGTCCGAGTATGTGGCAAGTAAATTAGTGTCAATCTTGTAATGTGGCATGTCACCACGGGACAGTTAAATTAGTGGCAATCTGGTGAAGTGGCATGTCACCATGGTCCGAGTATGTGGCAAGTAAATTAGTGTCAATCTTGTAATGTGGCATGTCACCATGGTCCACGGGGCAAGTAAATTAGTGGCAATCTTGTAATGTGGCATGTCATCGTGGTCCAAGTACGGGGCAAGTAAATTAGTGGCAATCTTGTGATGTGGCAAGTCGCCATGGGGCTGGTAAACATGCCATTTATAGTGGCCTTGTACTATTATCCATAAATTTGACTAAGTGTAGTATTTTAAAAACTAGTATTCTGGTAAATGAACCAACGTTAGGTGTTGACTATTCTGCCTCGAAAATCAATTTGCTGAAATGCTTAAACATTATTGTTTTGTCAGCTGAGAAGCAAAAAGTTAATATCAACTCCAGTTCATTAGGTTAGTTAGTGGCAATCTAACGTTTTCTCATTGTTCATAGAAGTGTTTTTTAAATCTTCTGTGAAAAAGTTCAGTTGAAATCATTTTATCTTTGTAATGTAATAAGAATAATCATGACCCTCCATTACAGCTGGAATGTGTTGGATCGGTAGATAGTGGTTTGACCTCCATGACCTGGAGCCCTGACCTTGAACTTCTCATACTCACAACAGGTAAATTGTTGATGGCTTATATTTTGTCTGTCTACATTTAactctatacatatatacaatgtaacatggAACTTAATATGAACCTACACCAATCAGACATTCTCAGGCCTGGTTTTGTTTTCTAGTGTTACAGTAAACAGTTCAATGTttttaatatgtacatataccattggtactacatttgtaCTAAACATATTCCATAAAAATCATAGCTTATTATATAATTGAGAAAAATTATGATTGTTTGAAATTTGAggatttcaaaacaaataaaaataaaaaatcatctGATCACCAGATtgaattttgtaatttatatctACTGCCAATCCTAATCTATATCTACTGCCAATTCCATCCTGATTTATGTCTACTGCCAATGCAGTAGTGCTATTCAGGAATAGAACATGTACAGTAGCAGAATGATAGATGAATACTATGTATAACCTATTTTTACAGGACAAAATACTTTCATTATGATGACCAGAGAGTTTGATCCTATCACAGAGAGCTCTCTCCACCCAGAGAATTTTGGAGAAGGtatgtaggtatacatgtagtgacaTTAAGTCTCTGAGGTGTGACAGATATGAgaatttattttgacattttaagtGCAAGTTTACATAGCTGCTTTTCTCTGTTGAACAATATAGAAATGTTacaggggaaaaaaaaaaattaaaaaaaaaaacgtttaacTTGAGATAGCTGTGAAAAACACAATGACTTGAGATAGTAATTATTCAAGCTAACAAAGTATACACAAAGTGTGTAGTCTTGTCACAGAGGATTTGTTTTCATTCTGTTCAGAGTTTGTTTTCTAATTGACAGCCCAGTTTGTCACAGTGGGATGGGGTAAGAAGGAAACACAGTTCCATGGTTCAGCAGGCAAAGAGGCAGCCAAACAAAAACTAGAGGCAAGTCGATACAATTTACTGAGGAATCATGGGTGATGCTCAATTTACTGAGGAATCATGGGTGATACTCAATTTACTGAGGAATCATGGGTGATGCTCAATTTACTGAGGAATTATGGTGATACCTGGTGATTTAATTCCATCAACAATGGAAAaagtttcaaatatttttcGGAACTGTAATTTTAATTGATCTTATTTTCATGATCAATTTCACTGCATGGAAATTCAGATAAGTTTTCTAGACTTAAAGATTATATCTCTTAACAATCGAGACAATTTTCAGAGATTTTTAAATGCATGTATTTATACAGGATGTGAAACCTGCATTGCCATGGGATGACCGATTACCTAGGGTCAGTTGGCGAGGGGATGGTCAGCTTTTTGTGGTCAGCACCATTAGCCCAGACACAGGTAGGCTTTCAGaatattatgtatttcatgtatTGTAACGGTTGTATTtgtatcattatcaaaataGTGTTAAAAGTTATTTTAATCATATTAGAAGTCTTATTATTCTTGTTGGGGAAATTAGAATGCACaaaataaatgtgtaaaatCTGGTCCTTTTGTGTTGTTAAAGGTTGCTCATGTAAATTTGAACCTTTACATACAGGTTTTCGTGGGCCAAAAGTTCTTGGTTGTCTTAGTCCGAACCAGTTATATAATTTCACACAAAAACCACCTTTCAAAATTCTACAATTTAAGCATGTGAACAtgatttgtgtttatttatacacTCAAAGAGATTTTAATTCACAGTACAAATATTTGCTAGGTATCTATTTTAGACAGCAAATATTACtaacaatacagtatatattgaccTCTGTATGTACCAGGAGCTCGCAAACTACGAGTTTGGAATAGAGAATGTGAGCACCAGTCCACCAGTGAAAATGTTGATGGAGTGGAACAAGCGTTGGCATGGAGGTAGCATTCATATGACATAATCTTTAACTGTAAACTTGGTTATTTCCACAGGGTTTAAGTAATTTTGATAGTAAACTATACCTGTTGGGgtattttcacaaatttttcTTTCTACCTTTTCCATACATACCATAGATAtcacaaaataatacatgtgGGGGGATTTTCATGTCTTAATGGCCTTTGCTTAATTAGTGTAAATTTCCTCGTCATGTACTTTTcccatgtctacagtaacaggCTGTGTTTGTGATCAAGGTTATTGGTGTAGATTCAGTGTAGATTTCTTTATCAGATCTGCTGGATCTGTTTGGTGATAtgaatatactgtatatgattatttttgaagtcaggtttgtattttttgtaaaaaaaacaacaaaaacaaacaaaaatggaGCGACACACCTTTAGAAATATTCAATAATCAGTATTGTTACGGTTCAACCTGTTAGATCCAAACTCTCTCTACAGATCTAGATTGTAATGCTGATATAGTGTTGatttatgttatgttttatacaaATGAAACATTACTGGATATTGactctttgtttgttttttttttttgtttcaggCCATCAGGTAATCTGATAGCCAGCACAATGAGAAGACCAAACAAACACGAAGTGATCTTTTTTGAGAAGAATGGACTGAGACATGGAGAGTTTACACTTCCTTTTGGTGTCAATGACGTACAGGTAAAGGAACACAATATAGGGATACTCGTTAGTACACAGTATAGACTTATATCAAGATACAGTGCTTCAGTCCTTAGGGGCGGcagtggccaagtggttaaggtgtcccaacacttaatcactagcccttcacctttGGGCTTCGAGTTCAAAACCCATGTggggtactgactgtaggctggtgGGTTTCTCCCGGctctctggctttcctccacctccaaaacctggcacgtccttaaatgaccctggctgttaataggacattaatcAAGATAAATCAAACAAACTTCAGCCTTGTGGAAAAAGCTTTGGTTTCTCCAGAATCTCTTATATGGTACAATGTAGTTGCAACTCCTGTTTGatgctcagcattttgggagtgcGACGACTGGTTTAcccatgtcagtataacgtgaccACCTGCAGGTGAAGTTTAGCAGTaacagtgagatagcactataaatctgTTCCCTGCTATCACATGAATATACCACGCCTCCCACAACCTCGAACCCAAGGGGCAATTTCGTTATAACTTATTGAAAAGGTACTAAGAAATCcttaagattttttaaattagatgtttggtgtgaCGATGAGCCTCCCATAACACACAAACTCTCACCACATCTgtcaataacaatataaaaccaATCCATTTAAATATAGATGTTGATTATCTTCGTAAGACAGACTTTTCTCATCAATTACTGGTTAAACAGATACCTGTTCGAGGGGGAGTGGGATATGTTCTGATATTTTCCTGATTTAAAAAGAGGGGTCTGTAATATTTGTATGTCCATCATTCATTTTCTGGACCATATCTTCTGTACTATTTTGTGTATAAGTCATTACAATTTCAGTGTTGGACGATGGTGTGTTACATACCCTAAATAGGTCACTAcgacattttgacctttgaccttcataAAGCAAAAATGGTTTATGTGTACATCTGCTTCAGTATTTCCTCGGGGAACTTCACATTTTGTGTGTGGGTACATACAGCATGGAAAAAATATGTGTCGCATATCAAAGGTTGACTGCTAATGGTGtaatatttgacctttgaccttaaaaACTATTACAAATTAGAATAGTACAAACAGTTtctgaatttattttttgtgtagGATACAGAAATATGAGTGCTTATCAAAATTACAAAGCATGTAATTATAAAGCCCATCTGAATTTGACAGGACATATAATATTTCTTCACAAGTACAAAACtagaattatataaaatattgttaaagtAGCTTGTGTTTGTAATGTATTTCAGATGTTAAAAATTTGTGTTGTGTCATGCAGTTTGCTTCAGTAAATAATACTGAGCTTGTTTGATTTTGGTTAGTAAGGGAGCTTATTTATAactatgtatatctatataaaatattaaccagggacacatgtacatattactgCAAAAAGATTACAAAACAAAGCTGAAGCAGTCCCAACTGGACTCCTCCAAAGTTACAGCTAGTTTAGATTTAGCTTTCCGGTTTTTAGGTAATTGAAaaggttaaagttttttttttttttttttttttttacatttttctgtGCTTATTTTGTGTGTTAATAGGTGACGGAGTTATGCTGGAATCTGGACTCGTCTGTACTGATGGTGAGACTGAAGGATCTAGTGAAGGACACAGGTGGTCAGACTATACCTCGAACATATGGTACACTCATTACAGCTTTCATTGTTAATGAACAGATCTTTCTAaggctgtttttgtttttttgcatCCAAATGACCAGAGTTATTGGTTTATGACATAATGATGGACCTAGCGATTTTATGTTCATTTCAGAAAAGCTTTTACAAAGACTTTCATGGCTGGTATCAACATCTGTCAGttcgtgaaaaaaaaaacaaaaaaaactgtaaatttGCACATATAGTggacatttaaaacaaaattgactttgaaatgaaaaaaccCACTGTGCACTTTACGCAGGAACAAGCATGTGCCGGTCATATGCATGGATGTCACGAATGTGAGATTTGTAATCATCATTTCCTTCAACAACAGGATTGCTTCGGTTGTTATGATCATGTTTTTGTGACATATTAAAATGTGACGGACTACTGCATTACAGACATTTCAGAAGTATCCTGGGCCTAGTTGTTTTctaaaggtgattaggctaatcagaGTTTAACAGCAATTTCGAAATCCTGATAAAATTATTTCtagtaaaactaacttgacaaaattttatgaagCTATAACACTTGTCTATCTCTTCCTACCTGGCTATTTTGAGGAATATACATACACAGATTTTAAAGTAAAAGAGAAATGAATATTTCACTTATCatgtgattaagctaatcacttTTTTAACAACTGGCTCTGGTCTCCAAAATgagaaacatttttttattaaccTGACtgttaaatattgaaaattttagtAGGAAAGGATTACCAAGGCAACATTTGTACTGTTTGATTAACAGAAACATAtccttaaaacatatatatcatccTGGCATTTAAGAAATGTTTCTTTTCATATTAACAGTTCAGCTTTGGACTATGAATAACTATCACTGGTACTTGAAACAAAGTCTGCACTTTGATGGCACAGCAGAGGATAAAATAGTGTCAGTTGTTTGGGACCCTGAACATGCATATCGCCTCCACATAATGTGTTCTGGAGGGAAATATCTACAATATACATGGTCCTGGGCCACCAACTACAGTTCAGGGATATCCAATGACAACCAAGCATTAGTTGCTGTAATTGATGGAGGTAAGGACAAATTTTAACTTGTGTTGAAAATGGTTAAATTTAGAAATAAACTATAACATGGCTTTAGGCATTCTGCATTCATCCTGTCCACCTGTCTACAGATATCTGAAGTCTAGGAGTTCCATCTATAATATTTGTTAACATCTCATTTAGTGTTCATGTCACACTTATAACTGCGGTAGCTCATT
The sequence above is drawn from the Pecten maximus chromosome 9, xPecMax1.1, whole genome shotgun sequence genome and encodes:
- the LOC117335228 gene encoding uncharacterized protein LOC117335228, which produces MYRGNVILSNGSVASPYGIVPGQQQQRPVVVNSMYRFGQQTQQATYRTRLPAQAVSGQPLRMPAVSARYGSLPYTVKPTPLVPTVAVRSQTQSQQYSSTVIGGSGQTQHYSSVRSQTQQFSAGPKPAPNVPICVNILNNNASAAAGAPLQQSAVENEQIRRVILQKANIHQSPGSKTVVTNNTIVSNNTIIRNDTHDTVVRNNTIVANKTLVANNTLVSNSTLVKNINLVNNSQIAVANLASRTPNLPQQIRFANQYNAEILKQIDAKRSKLLAQQYYNRQRFSPVPHNQTNSQKENVNLIRLQTEKYQGSDIRAIEGRTSPANLDRSISPDCIERSISPLDTEKNNSPSKEDNSQGDSLSDTEPSCSSTAIKRNISPCEFEKVVKSSADQIEEEISDMASKNFERPRSRDSRPNSRNSDSYQDRSSGSGKRRADSPHGDDTKRVRGLQWGQGVENDVAHYQNPAYAGTTKASQDMLDYFLKNHQTESALQKKMELRDALLAIITAAFPYCSLYIVGSSMSGFGTMSSDMDLCLSLSDKHIDQTKEAPEILYHIKKALANCTFLRDVVVIRAKVPILRFTDKISEVECDVNVNNVVGIRNTHLLRYYSQVDWRVRPMVLFAKKWARFHDINDASKATISSYSLSLMIIHYLQYGCSPPVLPSLQKLHPNLFAKNIDIRNLKMNHQMDFKVQNRQPLGDLFEGFLEYFTYKFDFENDVISVRMGTSMTKRMAVTQSGEEKSWKLLKIEEPFDFTNTARSCYDVNIFERVKRVIRVSHRKLKQTGKMSSLFEYPF